One Pieris napi chromosome 22, ilPieNapi1.2, whole genome shotgun sequence genomic region harbors:
- the LOC125060733 gene encoding uncharacterized protein LOC125060733 — protein MDPWGCKISIPEVPAEFEDNFKPEQKFDKLTDSAEYLAVLERKLKALRKKNKVVEDLAAYRADCLDRLLREGCDLDPVIGDTDSEKLIQE, from the exons ATGGATCCTTGGGGTTGTAAAATTAGTATACCAGAAGTTCCAGCAGAATTTGAAGATAATTTCAAGCCTGAACAGAAGTTTGATAAATTGACTGATTCTGCCGAGTACCTCGCCGTCCTCG aaagaaaactaaaagccctaagaaagaaaaataaagtagTTGAAGACCTAGCTGCTTACAGAGCTGACTGCCTTGATCGTCTCCTAAGAGAAGGTTGCGATCTTGACCCTGTCATTGGTGATACTGACTCTGAGAAACTCATCCAAGAATAA
- the LOC125060731 gene encoding sepiapterin reductase produces MASSSSNIDLTGPTFCIVTGASQGIGKVIAIEFSKLFGPNSVLLLLARKTEELAQTAKLCESDNVKVIYKSIDLSVATEQEMYDIISQALSGHKVTDFTANIIFHNVGSLGNMSIKTSCIENVNEMRSYYDLNVFKVISLNTQFLKLFEEVEDRIIIVNITSLCAVKPMSGMAFYCSGKAAREMYFRVLAEEKKDMIVLNYSPGPVETTMIDVVIDKTVNENLRDVFTTFKKQGTLLKAETTVRKCIKVLVAGKFKSGDHVDFFDDE; encoded by the coding sequence ATGGCATCATCATCATCTAACATTGATCTAACAGGACCCACCTTCTGCATTGTGACTGGGGCTTCACAAGGCATTGGAAAAGTTATTGCTATTgagttttcaaaattatttggCCCAAATTCTGTGTTGTTGCTTTTGGCACGTAAAACAGAAGAATTAGCTCAAACCGCAAAACTCTGTGAATCTGATAATGTTAAAGTTATCTACAAATCCATTGATTTATCTGTGGCTACTGAACAGGAGATGTATGATATTATTAGCCAGGCATTGAGTGGACACAAAGTGACGGATTTCACAGCCAATATAATCTTCCATAATGTTGGATCTCTGGGCAACATGTCCATTAAAACATCTTGTATAGAAAATGTTAATGAGATGAGGTCATATTATGACTTGAATGTCTTTAAAGTGATATCATTGAACACTCAGTTTTTGAAACTGTTTGAAGAAGTTGAGGACAGGATTATCATTGTCAATATTACTTCCCTGTGTGCTGTTAAACCAATGAGCGGCATGGCATTTTATTGTAGTGGCAAAGCTGCTCGTGAAATGTACTTTAGGGTCCTTGCAGAGGAGAAAAAGGACATGATAGTACTTAATTACTCCCCTGGGCCAGTGGAAACCACTATGATTGATGTTGTCATTGATAAGACTGTTAATGAGAATCTCCGAGACGTATTCACCACCTTCAAAAAACAAGGTACTCTGTTAAAAGCCGAAACAACAGTTAGAAAATGTATCAAAGTTTTAGTAGCTGGTAAATTTAAGTCGGGAGATCATGTTGATTTCTTTGATGATGAATAG
- the LOC125061025 gene encoding mitochondrial 2-oxoglutarate/malate carrier protein-like, producing the protein MPDKKPPAPKTLPGWANFVIGGLSGMFAICVVQPMDLIKTRMQLAGPKGSIGEVVGGIMKSEGVFGFYNGLSAALFRQATYTTGRLGCFNAVFDYYQSNFGTPNLAAKIGLGSFAGGVGALIGNPAEIALIRMTADGRLPPDKRRNYKHVIDALARIVREEGSSALMRGMTATVTRAMVVNGAQLSTYQQSREMLIGSMADGIPLHATCAMIAGLVTSAASLPVDIVKTRIQNSTQGAGQVTVLMNIIKNEGILALWSGFLPTYAKIGPHTIFTFIFLEQMKALYFRCA; encoded by the exons ATGCCAGATAAAAAGCCTCCGGCTCCCAAGACTTTGCCAGGATGGGCGAACTTCGTAATAGGTGGTTTGAGTGG aatGTTCGCAATATGTGTGGTACAACCTATGGATCTTATCAAAACCAGGATGCAGCTGGCTGGCCCCAAAGGCTCCATTGGTGAAGTTGTAGGTGGTATCATGAAAAGTGAAGGTGTATTTGGCTTCTACAATGGCCTCAGTGCGGCGCTGTTCCGTCAAGCCACTTATACAACTGGCCGACTTGGATGTTTCAAtgcagtctttgattattatcaatc AAACTTTGGCACACCAAATCTCGCGGCTAAAATTGGATTGGGAAGCTTCGCGGGTGGAGTGGGCGCGCTGATTGGAAATCCAGCAGAAATTGCTCTCATCAGAATGACGGCTGACGGAAGACTACCGCCAGATAAACGAAGGAATTATAAACACGTCATAGATGCTTTGGCCag GATAGTTCGCGAAGAAGGAAGCAGTGCTCTCATGCGTGGAATGACCGCGACTGTCACCAGAGCGATGGTGGTCAATGGGGCACAACTATCTACTTACCAGCAG tcACGTGAAATGTTGATAGGAAGCATGGCTGACGGCATCCCCCTACACGCTACGTGCGCTATGATCGCTGGTCTGGTAACTTCTGCGGCCTCTCTTCCCGTAGATATTGTCAAAACgag AATCCAAAATTCAACGCAAGGCGCGGGACAAGTAACtgttttaatgaatataataaaaaatgaaggGATCCTGGCGCTATGGAGCGGATTTCTGCCGACCTACGCAAAAATAGGACCCCACAcgatatttacatttatatttttagaacaAATGAAAGCTTTATACTTCAGATGTGCATAA